A single window of Syntrophus aciditrophicus SB DNA harbors:
- a CDS encoding nucleotidyltransferase domain-containing protein: protein MARIPKNPEEIFPEITEDYRQIFGDSLVSIILYGSGASDDYRPGISDLNFLLILDDAGLENLERAISPAKKWKSRKVDAPLIMTQSDMNSSLDSYPVEFLNMKNSYLLVYGEDVLQSLSFDLEALRLQIERELKGKLFLLRKSYLDTEGKEGTLRRLVAKSLTAFTALFEALLYLRGREIPSSRRGVIKAMAWAFPIIDPEVFLRCADIREGEDHCSASELDRLVKSCMKEIGKLCDSVDRL from the coding sequence GTGGCGAGAATACCAAAAAATCCTGAAGAGATCTTTCCTGAAATAACGGAGGATTACAGGCAGATTTTCGGGGACAGCCTGGTGTCGATCATCCTTTATGGAAGCGGCGCCAGTGATGATTACCGCCCCGGCATCTCCGATCTCAACTTCCTGCTGATTCTGGACGACGCGGGCCTGGAAAACCTGGAACGGGCGATTTCTCCTGCTAAAAAGTGGAAGTCCCGCAAGGTCGACGCGCCGCTGATTATGACCCAATCCGACATGAATTCTTCGCTGGATTCCTATCCCGTTGAATTCCTGAACATGAAGAATTCCTACCTTCTGGTTTATGGTGAGGATGTCCTGCAATCGCTGTCCTTCGATCTCGAGGCGCTCCGTCTGCAGATTGAACGGGAACTCAAAGGAAAACTGTTTCTTCTCCGGAAAAGCTATCTGGATACGGAAGGAAAGGAAGGAACTCTGCGGCGTCTGGTCGCGAAATCGCTGACTGCATTTACGGCCCTGTTCGAGGCGCTGCTGTACCTCAGGGGTCGTGAGATTCCTTCTTCACGGCGGGGAGTGATCAAGGCGATGGCCTGGGCGTTTCCTATTATTGATCCGGAAGTATTTCTGCGCTGCGCCGACATTCGGGAGGGGGAAGACCACTGCAGCGCATCGGAGTTGGACCGTCTGGTGAAGTCCTGCATGAAGGAGATCGGCAAATTGTGCGATTCTGTCGATCGGCTGTGA
- a CDS encoding CBS domain-containing protein, with protein MDIITSHIQTDFDSLGSMLAAKLLYPEALIVFPGAQEKSVRDYLMNAPAAIREDMVKLRQVDLDDVKRLIIVDTRQASRIGAFADLLGREGVTVVLYDHHGSSPDDIQGDSEYCEELGSTVALMVKILNQEGIMPSPEIATVMAMGLYEDTGSLLFPSATPDDCMALAALMTWGADMDSISRTISRELSAEQVNVLDQLIKNLRMLEVNGLHVAVSKSASTAYVEDFAILVHKLRGMYVADAFFALGQMGERIYLVARSTQPQLNAAQIAAFFGGGGHASAAAASLKELNLNQAESLLIKYIRQETRPLITARDIMTFPVKGIYLEDSINKASELLNKYHINALIVKSADERVRGMITRQVVSRAQGHDLGEARIRDYMIQDVRTVRPDAPVGEIRSLVIDGNQRLIPVVEDRRAVGVITRTDLMRMLHERMTKIEKGVSAEAPGKSIRHLLMERMPPDLYDTLKKSGELAESMGFNLFLVGGIVRDMVMRIENLDVDLVVEGDGIIFAKALAEAFGGKVSPHEKYKTAVVRLPGGRRIDLATARLEYYRMPGAFPEVEESTLKLDLYRRDFTINTMAVALNPHRFGELIDFFGAQRDIREKKIRVLHSLSFVEDPSRILRAVRFEKRFNFCLGKQTVSLISSAVQAGFLRNIPGRRIFHEMRQILQEENPVRCMDRLHELKVLEAIHPDLVFDERIRESFVSVRETLFWFRLLYTHEKVRPWFLYCLALTEPMNPETVMSIAEALGLRREDAEMLLASRERVRELMKRLASLSEILPSKAFGILEDAALEEMLYAMSRSRSATFKKIFSTYVTSWRNYRPPVSGKDLLVIGFSQNPELGRCLREIRDQGLNGEIRDFAGAMDYARTFLRGLRQS; from the coding sequence ATGGATATTATTACATCGCATATACAGACTGATTTCGATTCCCTGGGTTCCATGCTGGCGGCGAAGCTGCTGTACCCGGAAGCCCTGATCGTTTTTCCCGGGGCGCAGGAGAAGAGCGTCCGTGATTACCTGATGAACGCTCCTGCGGCAATCCGGGAAGACATGGTGAAACTCCGCCAGGTTGATCTGGACGATGTCAAGAGACTGATCATTGTGGACACGCGTCAGGCATCCCGCATCGGGGCTTTTGCGGATCTTCTCGGTCGGGAAGGCGTGACGGTTGTCCTTTATGATCATCATGGTTCCTCTCCTGACGATATCCAGGGGGATTCAGAGTACTGCGAGGAACTGGGTTCCACGGTAGCCCTCATGGTGAAGATACTGAACCAAGAGGGAATAATGCCATCTCCTGAGATTGCCACAGTCATGGCCATGGGACTCTATGAAGATACCGGTTCCCTGCTTTTCCCCTCTGCGACGCCGGACGACTGCATGGCTCTGGCCGCTCTGATGACCTGGGGTGCGGACATGGATTCGATATCGAGGACCATTTCCCGGGAACTCAGCGCGGAGCAGGTGAATGTGCTGGATCAGCTGATCAAAAACCTTCGGATGCTCGAGGTCAACGGCTTGCATGTCGCGGTTTCTAAGTCCGCCTCAACGGCTTACGTGGAGGATTTTGCCATATTGGTTCACAAATTAAGGGGCATGTATGTCGCAGATGCCTTTTTTGCGCTTGGACAAATGGGGGAACGGATCTATCTGGTTGCCCGGAGTACGCAACCGCAGCTCAATGCGGCGCAGATTGCCGCTTTCTTCGGCGGCGGTGGTCATGCCTCGGCCGCGGCGGCTTCTCTTAAGGAACTCAATCTCAATCAGGCGGAATCCCTGCTGATCAAATATATCCGGCAGGAAACGAGGCCCCTTATTACCGCCCGGGACATCATGACGTTTCCAGTCAAGGGGATTTATCTGGAAGACAGCATTAACAAAGCCAGCGAACTTCTCAACAAATATCACATCAATGCCCTGATTGTGAAATCCGCCGATGAACGGGTCCGGGGCATGATCACCCGTCAGGTGGTCAGTCGCGCTCAGGGGCACGATCTGGGAGAGGCCAGAATCAGGGATTACATGATCCAGGATGTGCGCACCGTTCGACCGGATGCTCCCGTGGGAGAAATCCGGAGTCTGGTGATTGACGGAAATCAGCGGCTTATCCCCGTGGTTGAAGACCGCAGGGCCGTGGGGGTGATCACCCGTACGGACCTGATGAGGATGCTTCATGAAAGAATGACTAAGATCGAAAAGGGGGTGTCCGCAGAAGCTCCAGGAAAATCAATCCGGCACCTTCTTATGGAGAGGATGCCCCCGGATTTATACGACACGCTCAAGAAATCCGGAGAACTGGCAGAGTCCATGGGATTCAATCTCTTTCTCGTAGGAGGGATTGTCCGGGATATGGTTATGCGGATTGAAAATCTGGATGTCGACCTTGTTGTCGAAGGTGACGGGATTATCTTTGCAAAGGCCCTCGCCGAAGCCTTCGGCGGGAAGGTTTCGCCTCACGAAAAGTACAAAACTGCGGTTGTCCGGCTTCCGGGAGGGCGGAGGATCGATCTGGCCACGGCAAGACTGGAGTACTACCGGATGCCGGGGGCCTTCCCGGAGGTAGAGGAATCGACACTGAAACTTGATCTCTACCGGAGAGACTTTACGATCAACACAATGGCTGTGGCCCTGAATCCCCATCGTTTCGGGGAATTAATCGATTTTTTCGGGGCGCAGCGGGACATCCGGGAAAAAAAGATCCGGGTGCTCCATTCCCTGAGCTTTGTGGAGGATCCTTCACGCATCCTCCGGGCTGTCCGGTTTGAAAAACGCTTTAACTTTTGTCTGGGTAAACAGACAGTCTCGCTGATTTCCTCGGCCGTTCAGGCCGGTTTTCTCCGTAATATACCAGGAAGGCGGATCTTTCACGAAATGCGGCAGATACTGCAGGAAGAAAATCCGGTCCGCTGCATGGACCGGCTTCATGAACTCAAGGTCCTGGAAGCCATCCATCCGGACCTGGTTTTCGATGAACGGATTCGAGAATCATTTGTTTCCGTTCGAGAAACCCTTTTCTGGTTTCGCCTGCTATACACCCATGAAAAAGTCCGGCCCTGGTTTCTCTATTGTCTGGCTCTGACGGAACCGATGAATCCCGAGACGGTCATGTCAATTGCAGAAGCTCTTGGGCTGAGGCGGGAAGATGCGGAAATGCTCCTTGCCTCACGGGAAAGAGTCCGGGAACTCATGAAGCGGCTGGCATCCCTGTCTGAAATCCTGCCGTCCAAGGCGTTTGGAATCCTGGAAGACGCGGCCCTTGAGGAGATGCTTTACGCCATGTCCCGGTCACGGTCGGCAACCTTCAAAAAGATCTTTTCCACTTATGTGACCTCCTGGCGGAACTATCGGCCTCCGGTCAGCGGCAAGGATCTTCTTGTTATTGGATTTTCACAGAATCCGGAGCTGGGCCGCTGTTTAAGGGAAATCCGCGACCAGGGATTAAACGGAGAGATCCGGGACTTCGCAGGCGCCATGGACTATGCCCGAACCTTCCTGAGAGGCCTGCGCCAATCGTGA
- a CDS encoding B12-binding domain-containing radical SAM protein, which yields MLLIYPPVVKPCEPPAGIAKLAGTLRGQGVPFTLLDANLEGLLSLLSGKCGENIASDTWTRRALNHLPDHLQALRGWRGYRNRDRYQRAIRDVNRVLEQVSPKRSHVHLSLANYEEKDLTPVRSEDLLASADCPEANPFYPYFRSRLHGLLESLSPSRIGFSLNFLSQALCTFAMMGFLRREYPGVKLVLGGGLVTSWMSRSDWRNPFSGLVDDLIAGAGEKPLLNLLGRHPGDRDFPPDYEDFHEHAYLAPGFILPYSASRGCYWRRCAFCPEKAEGQPYSAIPVTRAIAELQELVQRNRPVLIHLLDNALSPALLSALTEFPPGAPWYGFARITEHLADLEFCRSLKRSGCVLLKLGLESGDQAVLDALQKGIELTTASRVLKTLKEAGVATYVYLLFGTPPESPAAAEKTLSFVVEHASCIDFLNVAIFNLPAWGPEMSGLETRLFYPGDLSLYRDFVHPLGWDRLRVRHFLNRKFKRHPAVREILGHDPPVFTSNHAPFFVMSPGMSIF from the coding sequence ATGCTGTTGATCTATCCCCCCGTTGTCAAGCCCTGTGAGCCTCCGGCTGGTATAGCTAAACTGGCCGGCACCCTGAGAGGACAGGGGGTGCCCTTTACACTTCTGGATGCCAATCTGGAGGGGCTGTTGAGCCTTTTGTCGGGGAAGTGCGGCGAGAACATTGCTTCCGACACCTGGACCCGCCGAGCATTGAACCACCTGCCGGACCATCTTCAGGCACTCCGGGGCTGGAGGGGATACAGGAACCGGGATCGCTACCAGAGGGCGATTCGCGATGTGAATCGCGTGCTGGAGCAAGTGTCGCCGAAGAGATCCCATGTCCATTTAAGCCTTGCCAACTACGAAGAGAAAGACCTGACTCCTGTTCGCAGCGAGGATCTTCTTGCCTCCGCGGACTGTCCGGAGGCCAATCCGTTTTATCCCTATTTCCGGAGCCGATTGCACGGTCTGCTGGAATCCCTGTCCCCTTCGCGGATCGGTTTTTCGCTGAATTTTCTCAGTCAGGCGTTATGCACCTTCGCCATGATGGGCTTCCTCCGGCGGGAGTATCCGGGGGTGAAGCTTGTCCTGGGCGGGGGACTGGTCACCTCCTGGATGAGCCGTTCCGACTGGCGCAATCCCTTTTCCGGACTGGTAGATGACCTGATTGCCGGGGCGGGAGAGAAGCCGCTTCTGAACCTTCTGGGCCGACACCCGGGTGATCGGGACTTCCCTCCCGATTACGAAGATTTTCATGAACATGCCTACCTGGCTCCCGGATTCATTCTGCCCTACAGTGCATCCCGGGGCTGTTACTGGCGCCGGTGCGCCTTCTGCCCTGAAAAGGCTGAAGGACAGCCCTATTCGGCGATTCCCGTGACCAGGGCCATCGCTGAACTTCAGGAACTGGTGCAGAGAAATCGACCTGTACTGATCCATCTTCTGGATAACGCTCTCAGCCCCGCGCTGTTGAGTGCTCTGACCGAATTTCCGCCGGGAGCGCCCTGGTATGGCTTTGCGCGGATTACGGAACATCTGGCGGATCTGGAATTCTGCCGGTCCCTGAAACGGTCCGGATGTGTTCTGCTCAAACTGGGGTTGGAATCCGGTGATCAAGCGGTGCTGGATGCCCTTCAGAAGGGAATCGAATTGACCACAGCCTCCCGGGTTTTGAAGACTCTGAAAGAAGCGGGAGTTGCCACGTATGTGTACCTGCTTTTCGGAACGCCACCGGAATCGCCAGCTGCGGCGGAGAAGACCCTTTCCTTTGTCGTTGAACATGCTTCCTGCATCGATTTTCTCAATGTGGCGATTTTCAACCTCCCGGCCTGGGGGCCCGAGATGTCCGGTCTGGAAACGAGACTCTTTTATCCAGGCGATCTTTCCCTCTATCGAGATTTTGTCCATCCCTTGGGGTGGGACCGCCTTCGGGTGCGCCATTTTCTGAATCGAAAATTCAAACGTCATCCGGCCGTAAGAGAAATTCTCGGACACGACCCGCCCGTGTTTACCTCCAATCATGCCCCATTTTTTGTCATGTCTCCGGGCATGTCCATATTCTGA
- a CDS encoding metallophosphoesterase: MFRFLLIFFLLYGGIHGYAFWKIKSAFSPGPTLSILMIVIMAIMILAPAGVRIAEQNGLEATARTLSLVGYTWMGGLFLFLSASLLLDFSRLILFLAEWIWNKEIFASLMPSPRQALLIPLTLALGIYVYGWFEARNIRVQALTIKTEKLLPEAGPLRLVQISDVHVGLMIGSDFVSRMLRVVRDAKPDLLVSTGDLVDGQINSLEKVLPLLQDIRPRLGKYAITGNHEFYAGISEAQKFARKAGFVLLRGEGVTVAGLINIAGIDDPAGRAIGQHRPVVEAELLKNLPEQHFTILLKHQPIVNRNALGLFDLQLSGHTHKGQIFPFSLITRFYFPLHTGFFRLSDSSCLHVSRGTGTWGPPIRFFAPPEVTVIDLVPAGVLPRESLGGSRVHFSSGKD, translated from the coding sequence ATGTTTCGTTTTCTGCTGATTTTTTTTCTGCTTTATGGCGGCATTCACGGATATGCCTTCTGGAAGATCAAGTCGGCTTTTTCTCCGGGGCCGACACTCTCGATCCTGATGATCGTGATCATGGCGATCATGATTCTTGCCCCGGCAGGAGTCAGGATAGCGGAACAGAACGGTCTGGAAGCGACTGCCCGGACGCTTTCTCTTGTTGGATATACCTGGATGGGGGGGCTGTTTCTCTTCCTTTCCGCTTCTCTCCTGCTCGATTTCTCCCGCCTGATTCTTTTTCTGGCCGAATGGATCTGGAATAAAGAGATTTTTGCCTCCTTGATGCCCTCGCCCCGTCAGGCTCTGCTTATTCCCCTGACTCTGGCTCTGGGAATTTATGTTTACGGCTGGTTTGAGGCCCGGAACATCCGGGTGCAAGCTCTGACAATCAAGACGGAGAAACTGTTGCCGGAAGCAGGACCGCTTCGGCTCGTTCAGATTTCCGATGTCCATGTCGGGCTGATGATCGGTTCCGATTTCGTTTCCCGGATGCTCCGGGTCGTGCGGGACGCAAAGCCTGATCTTCTTGTATCGACGGGGGATCTGGTGGACGGACAGATCAACAGTCTGGAGAAGGTTCTTCCCCTCCTGCAGGACATCCGACCGCGTCTGGGAAAGTATGCCATTACCGGGAATCATGAATTTTATGCTGGAATTTCCGAGGCTCAGAAATTTGCCCGCAAGGCCGGGTTTGTCCTGCTTCGGGGTGAGGGGGTGACGGTTGCCGGTTTGATCAATATCGCGGGAATCGATGATCCGGCAGGACGGGCTATCGGTCAGCACCGCCCCGTCGTGGAGGCGGAATTGCTGAAAAACCTGCCGGAACAGCATTTTACCATTCTTTTGAAGCATCAGCCAATCGTGAACAGGAATGCACTCGGCCTTTTTGATTTGCAGCTTTCCGGCCATACCCATAAGGGCCAGATTTTTCCCTTCAGTCTGATTACCCGATTTTATTTTCCCCTCCATACGGGTTTCTTCCGGCTTTCTGATTCTTCCTGCCTTCATGTGAGCCGGGGGACTGGAACCTGGGGGCCTCCGATCCGCTTTTTCGCGCCCCCTGAAGTCACCGTGATTGATCTTGTCCCGGCCGGTGTTCTGCCGAGGGAATCCTTGGGCGGCAGCAGAGTACACTTCTCCAGCGGGAAGGACTGA
- a CDS encoding NUDIX hydrolase, whose product MPPKDWTVLSSRSDRSNRFLTLRTDRALSPRTGLSSDFVVFESSPWVNVIPLTSQNEVVLVHQYRHGTRTVTLEIPGGLVEDYDSPAGAARRELQEETGYVDTSLISLGTVYPNPAIQNNLCYTFLAKDVYLAGEQNLDKNEDIEVILKPLDEIPKLIREGDISHALVIAAFYRFYMEYLQQGK is encoded by the coding sequence ATGCCACCAAAAGACTGGACCGTTTTGTCAAGCAGATCTGATCGTTCCAATCGGTTCCTTACCCTCCGGACTGATCGAGCCCTTTCTCCCCGGACCGGCCTGTCTTCGGACTTCGTTGTTTTCGAGTCGTCTCCCTGGGTCAATGTCATTCCTCTGACCTCTCAAAATGAAGTCGTGCTGGTCCATCAGTACCGTCACGGCACCCGGACGGTGACTCTTGAAATTCCAGGTGGGCTTGTTGAGGATTACGATTCGCCGGCGGGGGCTGCTCGGCGAGAACTTCAGGAGGAAACCGGATATGTGGATACTTCCCTGATTTCCCTGGGGACGGTATACCCCAATCCAGCGATCCAGAATAATCTCTGCTATACTTTCCTGGCTAAGGACGTTTATCTTGCCGGAGAGCAGAACCTGGATAAAAACGAGGATATTGAAGTCATTCTGAAGCCTTTGGATGAGATCCCCAAACTGATCCGGGAGGGCGATATCAGCCATGCCCTTGTGATTGCGGCCTTTTATCGATTTTATATGGAATACCTGCAACAGGGAAAATGA
- a CDS encoding UDP-glucuronic acid decarboxylase family protein — MRILITGGAGFLGSHLCERLLADKHDILCLDNFFTGSKDNILHMVGNPRFELIRHDMTMPIYLEVDQIYNLACPASPVHYQYNPIKTIKTSVMGAINTLGLAKRVKARILQASTSEVYGDPEVHPQNEAYWGRVNPIGIRSCYDEGKRAAECLMMDYRRQNGVDTKIVRIFNTYGSRMAMSDGRVVSNFIVQALTGKDITVYGDGSQTRSFCFVDDMIEGLIRIMNTPKEISGPINLGNPAEFTILELAEKVIALTDSSSRILFQPLPQDDPAQRQPDIALAAEILNWNPKTSLEEGLKRTIAYFREKLT; from the coding sequence ATGCGTATATTGATTACCGGCGGTGCCGGTTTTCTGGGTTCTCATCTCTGCGAGCGGCTTCTTGCCGATAAGCATGATATCCTCTGCCTCGACAATTTTTTTACCGGCAGTAAGGACAATATCCTTCATATGGTCGGCAATCCCCGGTTTGAGCTGATCCGTCACGATATGACGATGCCCATCTACCTGGAGGTTGATCAGATCTACAATCTGGCATGCCCAGCCTCTCCCGTCCATTATCAGTACAACCCCATTAAAACGATTAAGACCAGCGTCATGGGCGCCATCAATACCCTCGGGCTGGCCAAGCGCGTCAAGGCCCGGATTCTGCAGGCATCGACTTCGGAAGTGTACGGCGATCCGGAAGTTCATCCTCAAAATGAAGCCTACTGGGGAAGGGTCAACCCGATCGGCATCCGCAGTTGTTACGATGAAGGCAAAAGGGCTGCGGAATGCCTCATGATGGATTACCGCCGCCAGAATGGCGTAGATACAAAAATCGTCAGGATCTTCAACACCTATGGCTCCCGGATGGCCATGAGCGACGGCCGGGTCGTCAGCAATTTCATTGTTCAGGCTCTGACCGGCAAAGACATCACCGTTTATGGTGACGGTTCACAGACAAGGTCCTTCTGCTTTGTCGATGACATGATCGAGGGTCTCATCCGTATTATGAATACCCCGAAGGAAATCTCAGGGCCAATCAATCTGGGAAATCCGGCGGAATTTACGATTCTCGAACTGGCAGAAAAAGTCATCGCCCTGACCGACTCTTCCTCCCGGATTCTGTTTCAACCCCTGCCCCAAGACGATCCGGCTCAGCGGCAGCCCGATATCGCCCTGGCAGCAGAGATCCTGAACTGGAATCCAAAAACATCGCTGGAAGAAGGTCTGAAACGAACGATCGCCTATTTCAGGGAAAAACTGACCTGA
- a CDS encoding LemA family protein, translating to MTSGRKNILIVAAVALIVLASLYSFFRGQYNTFVTLDETVKSSWAQVENQLQRRYDLIPNLVETVKGYARQEKDVLIEVTNARARVGGAGTVPEKIQANTDLSGALSRLLVVVEQYPDLKSNQNFLRLQDELAGTENRIAVERRRYNEEVRRYNVAIRRFPNNLIAAIFGFQPASFYEVPAAAKAAPKVKF from the coding sequence ATGACATCAGGCAGGAAAAATATTCTGATCGTGGCGGCAGTCGCATTGATTGTTCTGGCTTCGCTTTATTCCTTTTTCAGGGGACAATACAATACGTTTGTCACTTTGGATGAGACCGTCAAAAGTTCCTGGGCTCAGGTGGAAAATCAGCTCCAGCGCCGATACGACCTGATTCCGAATCTCGTTGAAACCGTGAAAGGATATGCCCGGCAGGAAAAGGATGTCCTGATCGAGGTGACCAATGCGCGAGCCCGTGTCGGTGGAGCCGGAACCGTGCCGGAAAAGATTCAGGCCAACACTGATCTGTCCGGGGCTTTGAGCAGGCTTCTTGTTGTGGTGGAGCAATACCCCGATCTCAAGTCCAATCAGAATTTTCTTCGCCTTCAGGATGAACTGGCCGGTACGGAAAATCGGATCGCCGTGGAAAGACGACGGTATAACGAAGAGGTCCGTCGTTACAACGTCGCGATTCGACGCTTTCCCAACAATCTGATCGCCGCGATTTTCGGCTTTCAGCCGGCGTCCTTTTATGAAGTGCCCGCGGCGGCCAAGGCAGCGCCGAAGGTCAAGTTTTAA
- a CDS encoding nucleotide sugar dehydrogenase, producing the protein MEFEKNILCIGAGYVGGPTMAMIARQCPQYKVTIVDINPERIAQWNSNDLPIYEPGLDELVKATRNRNLFFSTDVERGIRENDIIFVSVNTPTKTFGTGAGMAADLQYWEKTARQILQNSTSPKIVIEKSTLPVRTAQAMERILNTSRNGVRFDVLSNPEFLAEGTAVNDLKDPDRVLIGSRETEDGLKARDTLVEIFANWVPREKIITSNIWSSELSKLVSNAFLAQRVSSINAISALCEKTEADVTEVARAVGADSRIGSRFLNASIGFGGSCFKKDILNLVYLCRHYGLNDVADYWESVIKINNYQQERFVRNMLAAMFNTLAGKRICLFGFAFKANTGDTRESPAIYVTRRLLEEHAEVVITDPKALNNARIDLANVQGKVLFVDDPYEAAMGCHAIAVMTEWPLYADLDYERLYRDAEKPAFIFDGRNILDSRRCFEVGFNVFPIGKPALTHF; encoded by the coding sequence ATGGAATTCGAAAAAAACATCCTCTGTATCGGCGCCGGCTATGTCGGCGGCCCGACAATGGCCATGATTGCACGCCAATGCCCGCAGTACAAAGTGACGATCGTGGACATCAACCCCGAGCGCATCGCCCAGTGGAATTCCAATGATCTGCCGATCTATGAACCGGGCCTGGACGAACTCGTCAAGGCCACCCGCAATCGAAACCTCTTTTTCAGTACGGACGTCGAACGGGGTATCCGGGAAAACGATATCATTTTCGTCAGCGTCAACACTCCGACGAAGACGTTCGGGACGGGAGCCGGTATGGCCGCAGACCTTCAATACTGGGAAAAAACAGCCCGCCAGATTCTCCAGAATTCTACGTCGCCGAAAATCGTTATCGAGAAAAGCACCCTTCCCGTCCGTACCGCCCAGGCCATGGAAAGAATCCTGAACACGAGCAGAAACGGCGTGCGGTTCGACGTCCTTTCGAATCCGGAATTTCTTGCTGAAGGCACGGCAGTCAACGATTTAAAAGACCCGGATCGAGTTCTCATCGGGTCACGGGAAACCGAGGATGGTTTGAAGGCGAGGGATACCCTGGTTGAGATTTTTGCCAACTGGGTCCCGCGGGAAAAGATCATCACCTCCAACATCTGGAGCAGTGAACTTTCCAAACTGGTATCCAATGCTTTTCTGGCCCAGCGCGTCTCCTCAATCAACGCCATTTCCGCCCTTTGTGAAAAGACCGAGGCCGATGTAACCGAGGTGGCCAGGGCTGTGGGTGCCGACAGCCGCATCGGATCCCGTTTTCTGAACGCCAGCATCGGTTTCGGCGGATCCTGTTTCAAGAAGGACATCCTCAATCTGGTCTATCTCTGCCGCCACTATGGCCTGAACGACGTGGCCGACTACTGGGAAAGCGTCATCAAAATCAATAATTATCAGCAGGAACGTTTTGTTCGGAATATGCTGGCAGCCATGTTCAACACCCTTGCGGGCAAACGGATCTGTCTGTTTGGTTTCGCCTTCAAGGCCAATACGGGCGACACGCGGGAAAGCCCGGCCATTTACGTCACCCGAAGGCTGCTGGAAGAACACGCCGAAGTCGTCATTACGGACCCCAAGGCGCTTAACAACGCCCGAATCGATCTGGCCAATGTCCAGGGCAAGGTCCTGTTTGTGGACGACCCCTACGAGGCCGCTATGGGATGCCATGCCATAGCGGTTATGACCGAATGGCCGCTCTACGCTGACCTCGATTACGAACGACTTTACCGGGATGCGGAAAAGCCGGCCTTTATTTTTGACGGCCGGAACATTCTGGATTCCCGACGTTGCTTTGAGGTGGGGTTCAATGTGTTTCCCATAGGCAAGCCCGCGCTTACCCATTTTTGA
- a CDS encoding TPM domain-containing protein produces the protein MINRDPCFIWPLRAVVFIFLTILAVLLNSRPSLAQDTFPSPQGAVNDFAGVISAADAVRMEDLAREVLDKTGTSVVVATVKSIGDNDLNDYVNRLYQAWGIGGKGEDRGVLIFLTFQERKIRIETGYGVEGILPDGRVGAILDQNVVPYLKKGEYSLGLVRAATAVSLILAQEAGVTLTGTPTVPQPVNRPANQGGGYGPWLFLLLIFLFVMGSRRGRESLPLILMMLLSGSGRRGGGGDFDGFGSFGGGFGGFGGGSSGGGGASRGF, from the coding sequence ATGATCAATCGGGATCCATGCTTTATATGGCCCCTGCGGGCTGTTGTTTTCATCTTTTTGACAATACTGGCCGTGTTGTTGAACTCCCGACCGTCACTGGCTCAGGACACCTTCCCATCACCACAGGGTGCGGTCAATGATTTTGCCGGTGTGATCTCAGCTGCCGATGCCGTGCGGATGGAAGATCTTGCCCGGGAAGTGCTCGATAAAACGGGGACATCGGTTGTCGTGGCAACGGTAAAGTCCATTGGTGATAACGATCTTAATGACTATGTCAACCGCCTCTATCAGGCCTGGGGGATAGGAGGAAAGGGAGAAGACCGGGGAGTCCTGATTTTCCTTACCTTTCAGGAAAGAAAGATCCGGATCGAGACCGGTTATGGTGTGGAGGGTATCCTTCCTGACGGGCGGGTTGGTGCAATTCTCGATCAGAATGTGGTTCCTTACCTGAAAAAAGGGGAATACAGTCTTGGACTTGTTCGTGCCGCCACGGCCGTTTCCCTCATCCTCGCTCAAGAGGCAGGAGTGACCCTGACGGGCACCCCGACCGTTCCGCAGCCGGTAAACAGGCCGGCCAATCAGGGCGGCGGATATGGCCCCTGGCTTTTCCTTCTGCTGATCTTTCTTTTCGTTATGGGGAGCCGCAGAGGGCGCGAGTCCCTGCCTCTGATTCTGATGATGCTGCTCAGCGGCAGCGGTCGAAGGGGCGGTGGCGGAGATTTCGATGGATTCGGGAGCTTTGGAGGCGGCTTTGGCGGTTTCGGGGGAGGCAGCAGTGGAGGTGGCGGTGCCAGCCGCGGGTTTTAG